A stretch of Synechococcus sp. WH 8020 DNA encodes these proteins:
- a CDS encoding Rne/Rng family ribonuclease: MPQQIVIAEQLRIAAVLTDERVDELIVAQGRYQIGDVYLGTVENVLPGIDAAFVNIGESEKNGFIHVTDLGPLRLKKGAAGITELLEPRQKVLVQVMKEPTGTKGPRLTGNLALPGRYLVLQPSGQGVNISRRIGSEGERNRLRALGVLVKPPGAGLLIRTEADGISEELLIDDLESLLRQWEAIQKAAETAAPPVLLNRDEDFIHRILRDHTGLDLERVVVESPSGVERVRSFLGEEGGHIAVEAHPEPSELLEHYKVNGAIRDALKPRVDLPSGGYVIIEPTEALTVIDVNSGSFTRSANARETVLWTNCEAAIEIARQLRLRNIGGVIIVDFIDMDSRRDQLQLLEHFTSAIRDDSARPQIAQLTELGLVELTRKRQGQNIYELFGRACPSCGGLGHVAVLPGKDLMEPLATATGLVRSAASARAEVPASGEASNGRRRRGGRGKVAAASGSPDSSDAPLEEGEVASTSTSAAIEPASVSRRQDPELVAVPMDEDEEQVYGWLGLNPALLLDSQPELDNLMVRVVRPGEDAEQVLEQARQQMSANSGRRRRRGPRGNGRGPGSGPGRPAASGSGDDSAPTTVAPPLEPDNPSQPLLVEITPLIETPLPVISPEPEAVSVSDAVSVSISEPVASSEPEVTAESADTSEARPGRRRRRSSAATSDND, translated from the coding sequence ATGCCCCAACAAATTGTTATCGCTGAGCAACTGCGCATTGCCGCAGTTCTCACAGATGAGCGCGTTGATGAATTAATTGTTGCCCAAGGGCGTTATCAGATCGGTGATGTCTATTTGGGCACCGTTGAAAATGTTCTCCCAGGGATTGATGCGGCTTTTGTCAACATTGGTGAAAGCGAAAAAAATGGCTTCATACATGTCACTGACTTAGGCCCTTTGCGCCTTAAAAAAGGTGCCGCTGGAATTACAGAACTGCTGGAACCACGCCAAAAGGTGCTGGTTCAGGTGATGAAGGAGCCCACGGGCACCAAAGGACCTCGCTTGACAGGCAATCTGGCGCTGCCAGGTCGTTATCTTGTGCTGCAACCGAGCGGTCAGGGGGTCAATATCTCCCGGCGCATTGGTTCAGAAGGAGAGCGGAACCGGTTGCGTGCTCTTGGTGTGTTGGTGAAGCCCCCAGGTGCGGGACTGTTGATTCGTACCGAAGCCGATGGAATCAGCGAAGAATTGCTGATTGACGATCTCGAATCGCTTTTACGTCAGTGGGAGGCCATTCAAAAAGCTGCTGAGACGGCTGCCCCACCGGTGCTTCTCAATCGCGATGAGGACTTTATTCATCGCATTCTTCGCGATCACACCGGTTTGGATTTGGAGCGTGTGGTGGTGGAGTCTCCCTCTGGTGTGGAGCGGGTGCGCTCTTTCCTTGGAGAGGAAGGCGGTCACATCGCGGTGGAGGCCCATCCCGAGCCCTCTGAGTTGCTTGAGCACTACAAAGTGAATGGGGCCATTCGTGATGCCCTCAAGCCAAGGGTGGACCTCCCCTCCGGTGGCTACGTGATCATCGAGCCCACCGAGGCCCTCACGGTGATTGATGTCAACTCTGGGTCGTTCACCCGCTCTGCGAATGCCAGGGAAACTGTGCTCTGGACCAATTGTGAGGCGGCCATTGAGATCGCGCGGCAGTTGCGTCTGCGCAACATCGGTGGGGTGATCATCGTCGACTTCATCGACATGGATTCCCGCCGTGATCAGTTGCAGTTGCTGGAGCATTTCACCAGCGCGATTCGTGATGATTCCGCTCGCCCTCAAATTGCGCAGCTCACGGAACTCGGTCTTGTGGAGTTGACGCGTAAGCGTCAGGGCCAAAATATTTATGAGCTGTTCGGGCGAGCCTGCCCCAGCTGCGGAGGGCTTGGCCACGTTGCAGTGCTTCCAGGTAAGGATCTGATGGAGCCTCTCGCCACGGCCACAGGGCTGGTGCGTTCCGCAGCTTCAGCCCGTGCTGAAGTTCCTGCGTCTGGCGAGGCCTCGAATGGCCGCCGTCGTCGCGGTGGTCGAGGGAAGGTTGCGGCGGCTTCTGGTTCTCCCGACAGCAGCGATGCGCCCTTGGAAGAGGGTGAGGTTGCAAGCACATCGACGTCTGCTGCCATTGAGCCTGCAAGCGTGAGTCGACGTCAGGACCCTGAATTGGTTGCGGTTCCTATGGATGAAGATGAAGAGCAGGTCTATGGATGGCTTGGTCTGAATCCAGCCTTACTGCTGGATAGTCAGCCGGAGCTGGACAACTTGATGGTGCGCGTTGTTCGTCCAGGCGAAGACGCAGAGCAGGTGCTCGAGCAGGCTCGACAGCAAATGTCGGCTAACTCGGGTCGCCGCCGTCGCCGTGGCCCGAGGGGAAATGGTCGTGGCCCAGGCTCTGGTCCTGGTCGTCCCGCTGCGTCAGGTAGCGGAGATGATTCAGCACCCACGACCGTCGCCCCTCCCTTAGAGCCAGACAACCCTTCACAGCCGTTGCTTGTGGAGATCACCCCATTGATTGAGACCCCACTCCCGGTGATCTCACCCGAGCCTGAAGCTGTTTCCGTCTCTGACGCTGTCTCCGTTTCAATCTCTGAACCGGTCGCTAGTTCTGAGCCAGAAGTCACTGCTGAGTCTGCTGACACCTCGGAAGCAAGGCCTGGTCGCCGTCGTCGTCGCTCGTCTGCAGCGACGTCTGATAACGACTAG
- a CDS encoding ribonuclease HII, whose protein sequence is MSDPRLNSDGLGIAGVDEVGRGCLFGPVFAAAVVLSDQAAVHLQAAGLTDSKALSPSRRAALVPLIEAHAHAWGLGQSSARAIDHYGIRSATEQAMVCALQRLPSPPLLVLVDGVLPLRLWEGSQRTIVRGDSSQAAIAAASVLAKEARDALIRRLSIRFPGYGLERHAGYGTAQHRAALLSSGPTPLHRHSFLRKLFATV, encoded by the coding sequence GTGTCAGATCCGAGGCTTAACAGCGATGGCCTTGGTATCGCTGGGGTGGATGAAGTGGGTCGTGGCTGCTTGTTTGGGCCCGTCTTTGCGGCGGCCGTTGTGTTGAGCGATCAAGCCGCAGTGCATTTGCAAGCGGCTGGTCTCACCGATAGCAAAGCGTTATCACCGAGTCGACGAGCTGCACTGGTCCCTCTGATTGAGGCTCATGCTCATGCTTGGGGGTTGGGTCAAAGCTCTGCGCGGGCGATTGATCACTACGGCATTCGCAGCGCGACTGAGCAGGCCATGGTCTGTGCTCTTCAGCGCTTGCCCAGCCCCCCCCTGCTGGTCTTGGTGGATGGAGTGCTCCCTTTGCGTTTGTGGGAGGGCTCTCAACGCACCATCGTGCGCGGGGACAGCAGCCAGGCTGCGATCGCCGCTGCGAGTGTGTTGGCCAAAGAGGCGCGCGACGCTTTGATTCGGCGGCTTTCCATTCGCTTTCCGGGTTATGGACTTGAACGACATGCCGGATATGGAACCGCTCAACATCGGGCAGCTCTACTGAGCTCTGGCCCGACCCCCCTGCACCGACACTCGTTCTTGAGGAAGCTATTCGCCACCGTGTAG
- a CDS encoding DUF1997 domain-containing protein has product MPRQDTIMPLAFRASQHLDLPIADESERLRAYLHEHDRVVKALLDPSQLTALEQGRYRYTVTTLNVFQLHVKPVVSLEVDEVSGRLRIRALDADLEGLGLVDDFQLSLEALLEATPTGLQGEAMLSVEVSQPPLLRLIPKRVLENTGESILNGILLTIKGRVGRQLVADFESWAKDWDTTPASESALHGGE; this is encoded by the coding sequence ATGCCGCGTCAGGACACGATCATGCCCCTGGCCTTTCGAGCCAGTCAGCATCTCGATCTACCCATCGCAGATGAGTCAGAACGTCTGCGCGCTTATTTGCATGAGCACGACCGCGTTGTCAAAGCATTGCTCGACCCCAGCCAGCTCACAGCCCTGGAACAGGGGCGCTACCGCTACACCGTGACAACGCTGAATGTCTTCCAACTGCATGTAAAGCCAGTGGTGTCGCTAGAAGTTGATGAAGTGAGCGGACGACTGCGTATTCGTGCTCTCGATGCAGACCTGGAGGGATTGGGGCTGGTAGATGACTTTCAACTGAGCCTTGAAGCCTTGCTTGAGGCAACTCCAACGGGACTGCAAGGGGAGGCGATGCTTAGCGTGGAAGTCAGCCAGCCACCCCTGCTACGCCTGATCCCCAAGCGAGTCTTGGAGAACACCGGGGAGTCCATCCTGAATGGAATTCTCCTCACAATCAAAGGCCGAGTCGGTCGTCAGCTGGTTGCTGATTTTGAGTCCTGGGCCAAAGATTGGGATACCACTCCAGCCAGTGAGTCCGCCCTACACGGTGGCGAATAG
- the pheA gene encoding prephenate dehydratase: MPMRVAFLGPEGTYGERAARSLMRLEAIEKPELVACLGLRSVVEHVADGRCESAVVPVENSVEGGVTAILDALWSYSNLRIRRAVVLPIRHALLSSGSLDGISEVLSHPQALAQCSGWLARHLPQAVQLPASSTAEAARMVRGSHFRAAIADRSLAGQQGLQELAYPVNDVPGNRTRFLLLQNGEVSCEGDVASLAFSLHQNAPGALIEALEAIAQLGLNMSRIESRPSKRELGEYVFFVDVELPGQQTAALLKRLTISLKPLCEHLLHFGAYPSSVLE; this comes from the coding sequence ATGCCGATGCGTGTGGCTTTTCTCGGGCCGGAGGGGACCTATGGGGAGCGGGCTGCTCGCAGCCTCATGAGACTTGAGGCGATCGAGAAACCAGAGCTGGTGGCTTGTTTGGGGCTTCGTTCTGTGGTGGAACATGTTGCCGATGGTCGCTGCGAATCGGCCGTGGTGCCTGTGGAGAACTCCGTTGAAGGTGGGGTCACGGCAATCCTTGACGCTCTCTGGTCTTATTCGAACTTGAGAATTCGTCGCGCTGTCGTTCTACCGATTCGTCATGCGCTTCTGAGTAGCGGGTCTCTGGACGGCATTTCGGAAGTCTTATCCCATCCTCAGGCTCTTGCCCAATGCAGTGGCTGGTTGGCGCGTCATCTACCGCAGGCCGTGCAACTTCCTGCCAGCTCCACCGCTGAAGCGGCCAGGATGGTGCGAGGAAGTCACTTCAGAGCAGCCATTGCTGATCGCTCGTTAGCGGGGCAGCAGGGACTCCAGGAGTTGGCCTATCCAGTGAATGATGTCCCTGGAAACCGCACCCGCTTCTTGTTGCTTCAGAACGGTGAGGTGAGTTGCGAGGGTGATGTTGCCAGTCTTGCTTTTTCACTCCATCAAAACGCTCCTGGGGCCTTGATTGAGGCTTTGGAAGCGATCGCCCAACTCGGACTCAACATGAGCCGGATTGAATCGCGTCCTTCAAAGCGTGAGCTTGGTGAGTACGTGTTTTTTGTGGATGTGGAGTTGCCGGGGCAGCAAACGGCAGCTTTGCTCAAACGGCTCACGATCAGCCTCAAGCCGCTGTGTGAACACCTTCTCCACTTCGGGGCTTATCCAAGTTCAGTGCTGGAGTGA
- a CDS encoding methyltransferase domain-containing protein, protein MPSTTVLISTAAGLLLLFGIYQLWNRRNRAYHSSESVAAAYDAWTEDQLLESLWGEHVHLGHYGSPAQPRDFRQAKADFVHELVRWSGFDQLPPGSRVLDVGCGIGGSARILSRDYGLDVLGISISPAQVNRATHLTPNTLSCRFAVMDALSLQLDDQSFDAVWTVEAGPHMPDKQRFADELLRVLKPGGRLAVADWNRRDPVDGALDRRERWVMHQLLTQWAHPEFASIRGFRQNLESSPHRRGTISTDDWTDATLPSWNESILEGIRRPNAILRLGPKAVLQGLRETPTLLLMRWAFARGMMQFGVFKTDHH, encoded by the coding sequence ATGCCTTCAACGACTGTTCTCATCTCAACAGCAGCGGGTTTACTGCTTTTATTTGGCATCTACCAACTTTGGAATCGTCGCAATCGCGCTTATCACTCCAGTGAAAGCGTTGCTGCCGCGTACGACGCCTGGACCGAAGACCAATTACTGGAATCCCTTTGGGGTGAGCACGTCCATCTAGGGCACTACGGTTCCCCAGCTCAGCCTCGAGATTTCAGGCAGGCCAAAGCCGACTTTGTTCATGAATTGGTCCGCTGGAGTGGCTTCGATCAATTACCGCCAGGATCCCGGGTCTTAGACGTGGGTTGCGGTATCGGAGGAAGCGCCAGGATCCTTTCCCGTGACTACGGTTTGGATGTATTGGGGATCAGCATCAGCCCAGCTCAGGTGAACAGGGCTACCCACCTAACACCCAACACCTTGTCCTGTCGCTTCGCAGTGATGGATGCCCTCAGCCTCCAACTTGATGATCAAAGCTTTGACGCCGTTTGGACTGTCGAAGCCGGCCCTCATATGCCCGACAAACAGCGGTTTGCCGACGAACTCCTGCGAGTCCTGAAACCTGGCGGTCGTCTGGCCGTTGCCGACTGGAACCGTCGCGATCCTGTTGATGGTGCCCTTGATCGGCGCGAACGCTGGGTGATGCACCAATTACTCACGCAATGGGCGCATCCCGAATTCGCCAGCATCCGAGGCTTTCGCCAGAACCTTGAAAGCAGCCCTCATCGTCGCGGCACGATCAGTACCGATGATTGGACAGACGCCACGTTGCCCTCTTGGAATGAATCGATCCTTGAGGGCATCCGCAGGCCCAATGCGATTCTCCGTCTTGGTCCAAAGGCCGTCCTGCAGGGCCTCCGTGAAACACCAACGCTGCTGTTAATGCGCTGGGCTTTTGCCCGAGGGATGATGCAGTTTGGAGTGTTTAAAACTGATCACCATTGA
- a CDS encoding LON peptidase substrate-binding domain-containing protein has protein sequence MVDLSVRELPLFPLPDVVLFPSDVLPLHIFESRYRMMLQSVLETDRRFGVVRWDPNQQTMAAVGCCAEVIQHQTGDDGRSNIVTLGQQRFRVLNVTREMPFRTAMVSWIEDEPVDNASELESLAATVTQALKDVVDLTGKLTDSKSSLPDDLPDLPRELSFWIGAHLGGPVADQQQDLLELTSTRTRLEKEFEMLDETRRQLAARTVLRDTLSKTDPSNG, from the coding sequence GTGGTTGATCTGTCCGTCAGAGAACTCCCTCTGTTCCCTCTGCCGGACGTCGTCCTCTTCCCCAGTGACGTGCTTCCACTGCATATCTTCGAGTCGCGCTACCGGATGATGTTGCAGAGCGTTCTAGAAACAGATCGTCGTTTTGGCGTCGTGCGTTGGGATCCAAACCAACAAACAATGGCCGCTGTTGGCTGTTGTGCCGAAGTCATTCAGCATCAAACCGGAGACGACGGGCGCAGCAACATCGTGACGCTTGGGCAACAGCGCTTTCGGGTGCTCAACGTCACCAGAGAGATGCCCTTTCGCACAGCAATGGTCAGCTGGATTGAAGATGAACCGGTCGACAATGCCAGCGAACTGGAGTCTTTAGCTGCAACCGTGACGCAAGCCTTGAAAGATGTTGTTGACCTGACCGGCAAACTGACCGACTCCAAATCCTCACTGCCTGACGACCTTCCAGACCTTCCTCGCGAGCTCTCCTTTTGGATTGGAGCGCATCTAGGAGGCCCAGTAGCCGATCAACAGCAGGATCTTTTAGAGCTCACCAGCACACGCACGCGCCTTGAGAAGGAGTTCGAAATGTTGGATGAAACCCGTCGTCAGCTCGCTGCTCGCACCGTTTTACGCGACACGCTGTCAAAGACAGATCCGAGCAACGGTTAA
- the rpsJ gene encoding 30S ribosomal protein S10, with protein MSTAIAQQKIRIRLKAFDRRMLDLSCDKIIETADNTAATAIGPIPLPTKRKIYCVLRSPHVDKDSREHFETRTHRRIIDIYSPSAKTIDALMKLDLPSGVDIEVKL; from the coding sequence ATGTCCACCGCAATCGCTCAGCAAAAGATCCGCATTCGTCTCAAGGCGTTTGACCGCCGCATGCTGGATCTGTCTTGCGACAAAATCATTGAAACTGCCGACAACACGGCAGCAACCGCTATCGGCCCTATCCCGTTGCCAACGAAGCGCAAAATTTACTGCGTTCTGCGCTCGCCCCACGTGGATAAGGATTCACGCGAGCACTTTGAAACCCGAACTCACCGACGCATCATTGATATCTACAGTCCCTCCGCTAAAACCATCGATGCTCTGATGAAGCTCGACCTCCCCAGTGGAGTCGACATCGAGGTCAAGCTCTGA
- the tuf gene encoding elongation factor Tu — translation MAREKFERNKPHVNIGTIGHVDHGKTTLTAAITNVLAKKGQAEVQDYADIDGAPEERERGITINTAHVEYETDTRHYAHVDCPGHADYVKNMITGAAQMDGAILVCAATDGPMAQTKEHILLAKQVGVPALVVALNKCDMVDDEEIIELVELEIRELLSSYDFPGDDIPVVQVSGLKAIEGEAEWEAKIEELMAAVDASIPEPEREVDKPFLMAIEDVFSITGRGTVATGRIERGIVKVGEEVEIVGIKEPRKTTVTGVEMFRKLLDEGMAGDNVGLLLRGVQKEDIERGMVLVKPGSITPHTKFEGQVYVLKKEEGGRHTPFFAGYRPQFYIRTTDVTGQITAFTAEDGSNVEMVMPGDNIQMTGELICPVAMENGMRFAIREGGRTIGAGVVSKIIE, via the coding sequence ATGGCTCGCGAGAAGTTCGAAAGGAACAAGCCCCACGTCAACATCGGCACCATCGGCCACGTTGACCACGGCAAAACCACCCTCACCGCTGCGATCACTAATGTGCTCGCCAAGAAAGGTCAGGCCGAGGTTCAAGACTATGCCGACATTGACGGTGCTCCTGAGGAGCGCGAGCGCGGCATCACCATTAATACCGCTCACGTTGAGTACGAAACCGATACCCGCCACTACGCCCACGTTGACTGCCCTGGTCACGCGGACTATGTGAAAAACATGATTACAGGTGCGGCACAGATGGATGGCGCCATCCTTGTGTGTGCAGCCACCGATGGCCCGATGGCCCAAACCAAGGAGCACATCTTGCTCGCCAAGCAAGTTGGCGTTCCCGCCTTGGTTGTTGCTCTCAATAAGTGCGACATGGTTGATGATGAGGAAATCATCGAGCTGGTTGAACTCGAGATCCGCGAGCTGCTATCCAGCTACGACTTCCCTGGCGACGATATCCCTGTCGTTCAAGTCTCTGGTCTGAAAGCGATCGAGGGCGAAGCAGAATGGGAAGCCAAAATTGAAGAATTGATGGCAGCGGTGGATGCCAGTATTCCCGAACCAGAGCGTGAAGTTGATAAGCCATTCCTGATGGCGATCGAAGATGTGTTCTCGATCACTGGACGCGGAACTGTCGCTACCGGCCGTATCGAACGCGGCATCGTCAAGGTTGGCGAAGAAGTCGAAATCGTTGGCATTAAAGAGCCCCGCAAAACCACCGTTACCGGTGTGGAGATGTTCCGCAAACTGCTCGACGAGGGCATGGCTGGCGACAACGTGGGTCTGCTCCTTCGAGGCGTCCAAAAGGAAGACATCGAGCGCGGCATGGTGCTTGTGAAGCCCGGGTCCATCACTCCTCACACCAAGTTTGAGGGCCAGGTTTACGTGCTCAAGAAAGAAGAAGGCGGTCGCCACACACCTTTCTTTGCTGGCTATCGCCCGCAGTTCTACATCCGTACCACCGACGTGACTGGCCAGATCACCGCATTCACCGCGGAAGATGGCAGCAACGTTGAAATGGTGATGCCTGGAGACAACATCCAGATGACTGGTGAGTTGATCTGCCCAGTTGCCATGGAAAACGGCATGCGCTTCGCCATCCGCGAAGGTGGTCGCACCATCGGAGCTGGCGTGGTCTCCAAGATCATTGAATGA
- the fusA gene encoding elongation factor G, with amino-acid sequence MARDFPLERVRNIGIAAHIDAGKTTTTERILFYSGVVHKIGEVHDGAAVTDWMAQERERGITITAAAISTSWNDHRINIIDTPGHVDFTIEVERSMRVLDGVIAVFCAVGGVQPQSETVWRQADRYSVPRMVFVNKMDRTGADFLKVFGQIKDRLKANAVPIQLPIGAEGELSGIIDLVENKAHIYKDDLGQDIEVTDVPADMKDEVDQWRNVLMETIAENDEDLIEKFLESGELSNSELKHGIRTGVLKHNLVPVLCGSAFKNKGVQLVLDAVVDYLPAPIDVPPIQGILPNGKEAVRPSDDSAPFSALAFKVMADPYGKLTFVRMYSGVLEKGSYVLNSTKDTKERISRLVVLKADDREEVDALRAGDLGAVLGLKNTTTGDTLCATDDPIVLETLFVPEPVISVAVEPKTKGDMEKLSKALVALAEEDPTFRVRTDQETGQTVIAGMGELHLEILVDRMLREFKVEANIGAPQVSYRETIRGSSKGEGKFSRQTGGKGQYGHVVIEMEPGEPESGFEFINKIVGGVVPKEYIKPAEQGMKETCESGVIAGYPLIDVKCTMVDGSYHDVDSSEMAFKIAGSMAFKDAVKKCNPVLLEPMMKVEVEIPEDFLGSVIGDLSSRRGQVEGQSVDDGTSKVSSKVPLAEMFGYATELRSMTQGRGIFSMEFSHYEDVPRNVAEAIISKNQGNS; translated from the coding sequence GTGGCACGCGACTTTCCCCTGGAACGCGTCAGAAATATTGGTATTGCAGCCCATATTGACGCTGGCAAAACAACCACCACTGAGAGGATTCTGTTCTACTCCGGTGTCGTGCACAAGATTGGAGAGGTGCATGACGGCGCAGCCGTAACCGACTGGATGGCCCAAGAGCGTGAGCGTGGGATCACGATTACTGCCGCTGCTATTTCCACAAGCTGGAATGATCACCGGATTAATATCATTGATACTCCAGGTCACGTTGACTTCACCATCGAAGTTGAACGCTCCATGCGCGTGCTCGATGGAGTGATCGCAGTCTTTTGCGCTGTCGGTGGCGTGCAGCCGCAATCCGAAACGGTGTGGCGCCAAGCGGACCGTTATTCCGTGCCACGGATGGTGTTCGTCAACAAGATGGACCGCACTGGTGCCGATTTCCTGAAAGTTTTTGGCCAAATCAAGGATCGCCTCAAAGCCAATGCTGTACCCATTCAGCTTCCGATTGGAGCCGAAGGCGAGCTCAGTGGAATCATCGATCTTGTCGAGAACAAAGCTCATATCTACAAGGATGATTTAGGCCAAGACATCGAAGTCACCGATGTTCCGGCCGACATGAAAGACGAGGTGGATCAATGGCGAAACGTTTTGATGGAAACGATTGCCGAAAACGATGAAGATCTCATCGAAAAGTTTTTAGAGTCAGGAGAACTTTCGAACTCCGAGCTAAAGCATGGGATCAGGACTGGTGTTCTAAAGCACAATTTGGTTCCCGTACTCTGCGGTTCAGCCTTTAAAAACAAGGGCGTGCAGCTCGTTCTCGATGCCGTTGTTGATTACCTTCCAGCGCCAATCGATGTTCCGCCAATTCAGGGCATTCTTCCGAACGGGAAAGAAGCTGTCCGTCCTTCCGACGACAGTGCTCCATTTAGTGCTCTTGCCTTCAAGGTGATGGCTGATCCTTACGGAAAGCTCACCTTTGTTCGCATGTATTCAGGCGTCCTTGAGAAAGGAAGCTACGTCTTGAATTCCACCAAAGACACGAAAGAGCGTATTTCTCGCCTCGTTGTGCTGAAAGCCGACGACCGCGAAGAAGTTGACGCACTACGAGCCGGTGATCTCGGAGCCGTTCTGGGTCTCAAGAACACAACCACTGGAGACACCCTCTGCGCAACAGATGATCCGATTGTTCTGGAAACTCTATTTGTGCCTGAGCCCGTGATCTCAGTTGCGGTGGAGCCCAAAACCAAGGGAGATATGGAAAAGCTCTCCAAAGCACTGGTGGCTTTGGCTGAAGAAGATCCCACCTTCCGTGTGCGAACCGATCAAGAGACGGGTCAGACCGTGATTGCGGGCATGGGCGAACTCCACCTTGAAATCCTGGTGGATCGCATGCTGCGCGAATTCAAAGTGGAAGCGAATATCGGCGCACCTCAGGTGTCTTACCGAGAAACCATTCGTGGTTCCTCCAAAGGAGAAGGGAAGTTCTCCCGTCAGACCGGTGGTAAAGGCCAATATGGTCATGTTGTGATCGAGATGGAGCCTGGAGAACCCGAATCTGGCTTTGAATTCATCAACAAAATTGTTGGAGGCGTTGTTCCTAAGGAATACATCAAGCCAGCCGAGCAAGGGATGAAAGAGACCTGCGAATCCGGAGTGATTGCTGGTTATCCCCTGATTGATGTCAAATGCACGATGGTCGATGGGTCCTACCACGATGTGGACTCGTCGGAGATGGCTTTCAAAATTGCGGGTTCTATGGCCTTCAAGGATGCGGTCAAGAAGTGCAATCCCGTGCTTCTTGAGCCGATGATGAAGGTCGAAGTCGAAATCCCCGAGGATTTCCTCGGATCGGTGATCGGCGACCTGTCCTCTCGCCGGGGACAGGTTGAGGGCCAGTCCGTCGACGACGGAACGTCTAAAGTCTCCTCCAAGGTGCCCTTGGCCGAGATGTTCGGCTATGCCACCGAACTCCGATCCATGACCCAGGGTCGGGGTATTTTCTCGATGGAGTTCAGTCACTACGAGGATGTTCCTCGCAATGTGGCCGAGGCCATCATCTCCAAGAATCAGGGCAATTCCTGA
- the rpsG gene encoding 30S ribosomal protein S7: MSRRNAAVKRPILPDPQFNNRLATMMVARLMKHGKKSTAQRILSDAFGMIGERTGGDPVELFETAVKNATPLVEVRARRVGGATYQVPMEVRQERGTAMALRWLVNFSRARNGRSMAQKLAGELMDAANEAGNAVRKREETHKMAEANKAFAHYRY, translated from the coding sequence ATGTCACGCCGTAACGCAGCAGTCAAACGTCCGATTCTCCCGGATCCACAATTCAACAATCGGCTCGCCACGATGATGGTGGCCCGGTTGATGAAGCATGGAAAAAAGTCCACCGCCCAACGCATCTTGTCGGATGCCTTTGGAATGATCGGTGAACGCACCGGTGGTGATCCCGTCGAACTGTTCGAAACTGCAGTCAAGAACGCCACTCCACTTGTAGAAGTTCGTGCACGGCGTGTTGGTGGTGCTACTTATCAAGTTCCGATGGAAGTGCGCCAAGAGAGGGGCACAGCAATGGCCCTGCGTTGGCTGGTCAATTTCTCAAGAGCACGTAACGGTCGCAGCATGGCCCAAAAGCTTGCTGGAGAATTAATGGATGCCGCGAATGAAGCGGGTAATGCCGTCCGCAAACGGGAAGAAACTCACAAGATGGCCGAAGCCAACAAAGCATTCGCCCACTATCGCTACTGA
- the rpsL gene encoding 30S ribosomal protein S12, whose translation MPTIQQLIRHERQTLKAKTKSPALKACPERRGVCTRVYTSTPKKPNSALRKVARVRLTSGFEVTAYIGGIGHNLQEHSVVLIRGGRVKDLPGVRYHIIRGTLDTAGVKDRRQSRSKYGAKAPKE comes from the coding sequence ATGCCAACCATCCAGCAACTAATCCGTCACGAGCGTCAGACCCTCAAGGCGAAAACAAAATCTCCTGCGCTTAAGGCTTGCCCGGAGCGAAGGGGCGTATGCACCCGCGTGTATACCTCCACACCGAAGAAGCCGAATTCGGCTCTACGCAAAGTGGCCCGTGTGCGCCTCACCTCAGGATTTGAGGTCACGGCATACATCGGTGGCATCGGCCATAACCTCCAAGAACACTCTGTGGTCCTCATTCGCGGAGGACGAGTTAAGGATCTTCCCGGTGTTCGCTACCACATCATTCGTGGAACCTTGGACACCGCTGGTGTCAAGGACCGCCGTCAATCCCGTTCGAAGTACGGCGCTAAGGCGCCTAAAGAGTGA
- a CDS encoding AIR synthase → MGATFSISATAAAELGRQAAVAGTPGVMHLDLVSGSCEQHVIRLRPGHLAGIPMARAEGVTLHAPEEQLPLLEGLCLDYRGDLSGGGFLISPQDNVRCCLCGSAFSRC, encoded by the coding sequence ATGGGCGCCACGTTCTCCATCAGCGCCACCGCTGCGGCGGAACTCGGTCGTCAGGCTGCGGTAGCAGGGACACCAGGTGTGATGCACCTGGACTTGGTATCCGGAAGCTGTGAACAACACGTGATCCGCTTGCGACCTGGGCATCTCGCAGGAATTCCCATGGCGCGAGCAGAAGGAGTCACACTGCACGCGCCGGAGGAGCAACTTCCTCTGTTGGAAGGTCTATGCCTGGATTACCGCGGTGACCTGAGTGGCGGTGGCTTTCTGATCAGCCCTCAGGACAACGTGCGTTGCTGTCTCTGCGGAAGTGCATTTTCTCGCTGTTAA